Sequence from the Pedobacter sp. D749 genome:
CCATATCCTTTTTATGAAGATGGTTATCAGTTAATTGATGCTTCGCATACGGGTATGGAGCATCAATCTGCAGTTTCTTATGGTAATGGTTACAAGTTTGGCTACAGAGGCAGAGATATGTCTGGCAATGGCTGGGGTTTGAAGTGGGATTTTATCATTATTCACGAAAGCGGACACGAATGGTTTGGCAACAACATTACCACCAACGATCTGGCCGATATGTGGGTACACGAAGGCTTTACTAACTACAGCGAAACACTTTTTGTTGATTATATTTTTGGTAATCAGGCTGGTAATGAATATAATTTTGGCATTAGAAAAGGCATTAAAAATGATAGCCCGATTATCCCTGCTTATGGTGTAAATGCACAAGGCAGTGGCGATATGTATCCGAAAGGGGGCAACATGCTGCATTCCATCAGGCATAGTTTAAATAACGACGAACTTTTTAGAGCCATATTGCGTGGACTTAACCAAACCTTTTACCACCAAACGGTAACCACTGCGCAGATCGAAAATTATGTTTCTAAAAAAGCAGGTTATAATTTTTCAAAGGTTTTTGATCAATATTTACGTACGGTACAGGTTCCCACTTTTGAATACTATCTTAAAGATGGTAAAGCCTTTTACCGGTATAGCGATTGTGTTAAGGGCTTCAATTTGCCTTTAAGTCTTAAAAAAGAAGGAATTAAAGCGCTTAAAATTATTCCTTCACAAAACTGGCAGCAGGTTACGTTAGCCAAAGGGCAGGATGCACTTTTTACAAAACAGGTTATTGAATTTATGTACTACCTTCAGGTAAAAAACACAAAATAAAAATTTTGAAATAAAAAGAGATGTAGGACGTTCTCTATCTAACTGATTTTAAAGGTATTCTTGTTTGAGGTGTTAGCTTTTTTTATGGTATCTAATTTCTTTTACAAATGCTCCGGGCTTTTTCTAATTAAATCTGTCTGATTGAAATGGCGTATTTATGACCAATATCGGTTAAAATCCAACAATATTGCAGTTTGGTAATTCCCTAACTTTGAATATCGTTTATATGATTCTATCTTCGATAATCTGATTAAATGATGCTTGCCAATTACATCCGGTTTTGGATTAAAGGCCAGATTAATTTTTGAAAATATTTATTAAAACATAAACATTACAATGGGTATCAAATGGACTGGGGTTTTCCCTGCTGTAACTACTAAATTTACAGCAAATGATGAGTTAGATTTTCCGGCTTTCGATTTAAATATCGAAGCGCAATTAGAAGCAGGTGCTGAAGGGATAATTTTAGGTGGATCGCTTGGTGAAGCCAGTGTATTAACCGATGAGGAAAAGTTTGGCCTGTTATCGCATACCTTAACCGTGGTAAACGGTCGCGTACCGGTTTTATTGAACATTGCTGAGTCAACTACAAAAAAAGCAATCGAAGTAGCTCAAAAAGCCGAATCGCTTGGTGCGCAAGGTTTAATGTTGTTGCCGCCAATGCGCTACAACGCTGCTCCAGACGAAACTTTGGCCTTTTTTGGTGCCATTGCTGAAAGCACCAGCTTACCGATCATGATTTATAACAATCCTGTTGATTATAAAATCGAGGTAACCTTAGATATGTTCGAGGTTTTGACCAAATACGATAACATACAGGCGATCAAAGAATCAACAAGGGATGTATCAAATGTAACGCGGTTAATCAACCGTTTTGGCGACCGTTTCAAAATCTTTACCGGAGTAGATCCATTAGCGATGGAAAGCATTGTGATGGGTGCACACGGATGGGTTGCGGGTTTGGTTGATGCTTTCCCAAGAGAAACCGTTGCTATTTTCAGATTGATTAAAGAAAATCGCATTGCTGAAGCACTAACGATTTACCGTTGGTTTTTACCAGTGCTTGAGTTGGATATTCATGCGAAATTGGTGCAATACATTAAGCTCGCAGAGGTTGCAACAGGATTAGGAACCGAAGCCGTTCGTGCACCGCGCTTACCATTAAGTGGCGCAGAAAGAGAGAAAGTATTAAAAATTATTAATGATGCACTAGCTGTTCGTCCGGAATTACCTGCAGGTAGCTGGGGAAAATAGTTTAAAAACCAAATATGAACGGGAAAAATATTATAGCCAGCACTTATAGTGAAATTAATGAAAAAAGCCTTAAAGCTGTTAATCCCGCAACGGGATTAACGCTTGATGGCGAATTTTTTAAAGCGAACGAAAACCTGGTTGATGAGGCTTTAACATCAGCAACATCGGC
This genomic interval carries:
- a CDS encoding dihydrodipicolinate synthase family protein, with the translated sequence MGIKWTGVFPAVTTKFTANDELDFPAFDLNIEAQLEAGAEGIILGGSLGEASVLTDEEKFGLLSHTLTVVNGRVPVLLNIAESTTKKAIEVAQKAESLGAQGLMLLPPMRYNAAPDETLAFFGAIAESTSLPIMIYNNPVDYKIEVTLDMFEVLTKYDNIQAIKESTRDVSNVTRLINRFGDRFKIFTGVDPLAMESIVMGAHGWVAGLVDAFPRETVAIFRLIKENRIAEALTIYRWFLPVLELDIHAKLVQYIKLAEVATGLGTEAVRAPRLPLSGAEREKVLKIINDALAVRPELPAGSWGK